A genomic stretch from Bradyrhizobium sp. 195 includes:
- the flbD gene encoding sigma-54-dependent transcriptional regulator FlbD: MRLLIVGTLKGQLTTATKIAMDNGATVTHAEDHEQAMRVLRGGKGADLLLVDVALDIRDLVMRLEAEHIHAPIVACGITNDARAAVAAIHAGAKEYIPLPPDPELIAAVLAAVANDSRELVYRDEAMAKVIKLAQQIAGSDASVMVTGESGTGKEVLARYVHTRSARAKRPFISINCAAIPEHLLESELFGHEKGAFTGAIARRIGKFEEATGGTLLLDEISEMDVRLQSKLLRAIQERVIDRVGGTKPVPVDIRIIATSNRNLAEAVREGTFREDLLFRLNVVNLKIPPLRERPADILELAQHFVKKYAEANGVPLRPVSAEARRVLSANRWQGNVRELENTMHRAVLMAQGDEIGPDAIITPDGDRLDLAKTAPAVAHATMAAEQVTRALVGRTVADVERDLILETLKHCLGNRTHAANILGISIRTLRNKLNEYSDGGIPIPPAGTPGEYPRMPMMGA; the protein is encoded by the coding sequence ATGCGGCTTCTCATCGTTGGCACATTGAAGGGCCAGCTCACCACCGCCACCAAGATCGCGATGGACAACGGCGCCACCGTGACCCACGCCGAGGATCACGAGCAGGCGATGCGCGTGCTGCGCGGCGGCAAGGGCGCCGACCTCCTGCTGGTCGACGTCGCCCTCGACATCCGCGACCTCGTGATGCGGCTGGAAGCCGAGCACATCCATGCCCCGATCGTCGCCTGCGGCATCACCAACGACGCCCGCGCCGCGGTCGCCGCGATCCACGCCGGCGCCAAGGAATACATCCCGCTGCCGCCCGATCCCGAGCTGATCGCCGCGGTGCTCGCGGCCGTCGCCAACGATTCCCGCGAGCTGGTCTATCGCGACGAGGCGATGGCGAAGGTGATCAAGCTGGCGCAGCAGATCGCGGGCTCCGACGCCTCAGTGATGGTCACCGGCGAATCCGGCACCGGCAAGGAGGTGCTGGCCCGCTACGTCCACACCCGCTCGGCGCGCGCCAAGCGTCCCTTCATCTCGATCAACTGCGCCGCTATCCCTGAACATCTCCTGGAATCCGAGCTGTTCGGCCACGAGAAGGGCGCCTTCACCGGCGCGATCGCCCGCCGCATCGGCAAGTTCGAGGAGGCAACCGGCGGCACGCTGCTGCTGGACGAAATCTCGGAAATGGACGTCCGCCTGCAATCGAAACTGCTGCGCGCGATCCAGGAGCGCGTGATCGACCGCGTCGGTGGCACCAAGCCCGTGCCGGTCGACATCCGCATCATCGCGACCTCGAACCGCAATCTCGCCGAGGCCGTGCGCGAGGGCACGTTCCGCGAGGACCTGCTGTTCCGCCTCAACGTCGTCAACCTGAAGATCCCGCCGCTGCGCGAGCGACCCGCCGACATTCTGGAGCTCGCCCAGCATTTCGTGAAGAAATACGCCGAGGCCAACGGCGTGCCGCTGCGCCCGGTTTCGGCGGAAGCGCGCCGCGTGCTCTCGGCCAACCGCTGGCAGGGCAACGTTCGCGAGCTCGAGAACACCATGCACCGCGCGGTGCTGATGGCGCAGGGCGACGAGATCGGCCCCGACGCGATCATCACGCCGGATGGCGACCGCCTTGATCTCGCCAAGACCGCGCCGGCGGTGGCGCATGCGACCATGGCCGCCGAGCAGGTGACGCGCGCATTGGTGGGACGCACCGTGGCCGATGTCGAGCGCGACCTGATCCTGGAGACGCTGAAGCACTGCCTCGGCAATCGCACCCATGCCGCGAATATTTTGGGCATCTCGATCCGCACGCTGCGCAACAAGCTCAACGAATATTCCGACGGCGGCATCCCGATCCCGCCGGCGGGCACGCCCGGAGAATATCCGCGGATGCCGATGATGGGGGCGTGA
- the fliN gene encoding flagellar motor switch protein FliN translates to MSDTDGQVPLPDLNGPMPPAGTDVGYNEDEYAARAAADLEAVFDVPVQVSAVLGRSKMDVSELLKLGPGTVLELDRRVGEAIDIYVNNKLVARGEVVLVEDKLGVTMTEIIKTERT, encoded by the coding sequence ATGAGCGACACCGACGGACAGGTCCCGCTGCCCGATCTCAACGGCCCGATGCCGCCTGCCGGCACTGATGTCGGCTACAACGAGGACGAATATGCGGCGCGCGCTGCCGCCGACCTCGAGGCCGTGTTCGACGTGCCGGTACAGGTGTCGGCGGTGCTCGGCCGCTCCAAGATGGACGTCAGCGAGCTCCTGAAGCTCGGGCCCGGCACCGTGCTCGAGCTCGACCGCCGCGTCGGCGAGGCCATCGACATCTACGTCAACAACAAGCTCGTCGCCCGCGGCGAAGTCGTCCTGGTCGAGGACAAGCTCGGTGTGACCATGACCGAAATCATCAAGACCGAACGCACGTGA